The nucleotide sequence TACATAAAATGCACCTCAATTGGTTTGAGCCTAGCTGGATCCTCTCTACCTCAACTGATTGCATTGTAAAgtggagaaaaaataaaaataaaaatttggttcAAGGCCTAGAACCTCATGCAACATATCTTCACTTTCACACCACCCTTTAAAGTAAgcttagaaataaaaaaggttagGGATATAtcaaaaaacattaaatcatccaaatttttaatgaaatatgatCTTTGTAAGTTCAAAGAATGATGATTTTGAAACCTTAAGTGCatgaaaatttctaaattcaagTGCACTAGCAAGTGACAACCTTACAACAATTCATACTTCACATAAGTCTTCAAAGCAATTCAAACCCTTGAGGTATTgactttcttttataatttcttGAGCTTCCTATAATCCTTTAAAGAGAACATGAAATGATTGACTTTATTTGGATTGTTAGTGGCcttttttgttatcattaaaacttGATTAATACAACCCTTGAGCTAATGGTTCTTATTTTAGAACTTTCAATACAACCCTTTTTAAATGAATGttatgaatttatatatttatatattgatttaCAAAGGTTGTAAAACtctaattaaatgaattttcataataatttttcactaaaaatagATTGATCtgtaaaatatttagaaatctTTAAAAAGAGGCAAGAGGACTCATCCTGTGATAGCAGGAAAATGTAAGCCTAAATTGCAAAGACAGTTATAGTTACAATACACGGAAACTTAACctttatttggtaattattttaaaaaataatttttaagaataatttttaaaaaatattgtgttaCAAGACAAATATCTATTTAggaacttataatatttttaacttgcttagtatgtttttaaatatgttattaaaataattttcatgtataatattttatttttaattattatttatatttgtataattattttttaaaataagtaaaaataactaaaaaatattttttttaaacatcatATTTATAGTCTTTatgaacaaaaaactattttatattttctaacaaatttattttcttttttccttttttctcttaaaattagaaaactgttcttgaaggaaataaacaaaccctTGGAAAGTTAATGAAGCAGCCAAGCTACAAAACTtaagggaataaaaaaaataaaaataaaaaagaaagccTAACTTTTTGTGATGAAGCTGATGTTGCGACACTAATAAACGCCGAAACCGTTAAAGGTGCTGATTCTTGATGTTCACATGGAGGCGTCGCATTAGAACAAAAAATTCACGTAGAAAAAATACAGCACACACCACACTATCCACATCCATGTCACAATcctaagaaaaatcaaatactCACTCGAGACCATAATCAAAAGCCTAATACACCTCGCTTTATTGGTCCTTCTcttattttaacataaaaattctAATGCTCATTTAACAAATCAAGAACGAACTTATTCCATTTCACATCCTATCACTTTCATTCACTGGAGACTATGTGGCCAGTGGAGAAATTGATTAATAAACCTGAATGAAGGATCATGTTGATCCAGTATGCAATGAACTTTTATTACAAGAACACACTAAAGATGGCCGCTAAAACTTATTATTGTGCTCTCGAGTCAATAAAGCTTAGTTCTCAGCAGATTTAGCTGGTCCCGTAGCTACAACAGGCAAATGGTTCCCCCAAGTACACATAAATAGTGACAAACAAAACTGTGATGAATTCTGAAATAAATGCTTGTGATAATGGCACCCACAAGCCTTGTACAATTCAAACACTTAACTTTGAGTGGCAAATTTGATTCCCTTCTCAATTGAGGCTTTGAGCTCATGTTTGAGGCTTTCAAGACCTTGTTTCTCATAGTCCGACAAAGGACCCAACCCAAGGACCTCTTCCACACCATTCTTTCCAAGCTTTACCTGCAGCAACATGATATGAAAACCAGCTTAGCATAATCCGTAAGTTGTAAATCACCCAACACTGTCCTAAGTCAGCTAAAGTTATAACAGAACTAatagaattaagaaaaataaaaataaaaactgcaAAGAGTGTCAACAACAGGGAGCTAGCAGAAAGCACATAGAGATACACCGGaccttttttttctcaagtATTATATTCTTCAGTCATGAAAAGATCAATGCTATCAAAGTGCATTTGCAACATTAACAAATACGAGAAACCAGTGCCATTCAGATACTCGATATTTAAATAGCTATAAGGAACTACATGAGACAAAGAGCTGATGAACTTTTTGAAGGATGAAATAGCAGAGTAGACGAAGCTCAAAGAGACCTGATCACAAACCGAACAGACAAAGCTAAAAGAGACATGATCTTAAGATCTAGCATTTGTAGTATGATCCTCCATATACATACTGCATGCCATGTGATTTAATGCTTAACTATAAATTGAGCATGAAAAGTCATAACATGGACTAAGATAAACCTCCCAgacaaagaaagtaaaaaaaagcTACAAGGACATACACTCAGTCATGCAGATTACTAGAGCACGAGGATAAgattaaaaagctaaaataaaattgaaaaaatatacatCATGATCCCCAAAGTCCAATGTAATCACCTTAGAGGCAAAGTAAGGCAAATCAGGAACAATAGTTGATTGAACAAAAGAGCATTCAACTACATCTGGAACGCCATTAAGACCCTTCAAGCAAGCATCTGCAAAGACTGCTCCAGCATATCTGCAAAAAAGAACACACTCTTAGTTCCCACCTTTATGGACAAGTTATGTCTAGATTTTTAGATACGCAACAACAAAATAGATATGGTGATGGCACATGgaattactaaaaaaaagttgataagCATGACTGCAGAGCCAAATTCAAACAACAATACGTACTTGCCTAAAGCCCAATTCAAACAATAATACCTCCTTGCCTACTgatatgttaaaatattatcaatttgcCTCTTCTAACATACAGGTAAAATAATTCTACCTCCATATGAATATAAGCAACCTCCATGAACTTTCTTCTTCAAAACTGAAACTCCATTAGACAGAGAAGAAGGTAGCAAGGCAAACAGATCTCTGACTTACCTTATGAACCAAATTTAGATCCACTATTAACCAGAATACTATAcatactaaaaataaataaatgtttccTTTTTCCAAATTCAGATAATGCTCATAAACAGGTAGCACTATCTTGCAAACCTGTTCCAATGCACATGTTAGTTTATCATAATGGCACAAAATACCATCATGTACTATGTTGCTATCATTTTTGCAATTGAGGGATATTTTCTAGCTTTTACCACATTTGTGTTTGCAACAAATTGGAATTATGTTAAGGGATTCCCAACAATGAATAATCCTCCTCAATATCTAACTCATAATCTTTtctttgataggcaaataaaatactaaaaaaaaaacctaagtatAAAGGACACAACCTAGGAAGTTCAATGCATGTCAAAGGCCGGTAAAGAAAGAACCATAAGCCAAACAGCTTCCTGATTCCTTATTAACCAATCAATAAATGTCAAGTAATGATCTAGAATCAAGGTTTGAACAAAGAGAGGaccaagaaaacaacaaaatgaTTTCAAAGCACAACTATATTGAGGATAATTTCTTAGAATCCCAACAGAAACAATACATCAATACACACTGAATCCTTCTCATGTACAAATTCTTAAGGCTCAAGAAGCACTGATAATCCTCTAGAATTTTGGGTAAAACCTATATGCAAATATAAACTAGAGGTAAAATTCAATATTAGACTAAATCCATACAGCAGTTAAAGTTATAAGCTGATGCAAACACCAACTTTTGGGGGCTAAATATGATGATATGTTTCAAAGGGATAAGCGCATACAACTTTTTAAACCAACATTtagaaatcaaattctaaacaactcattattcttatattagagagagagagagagagattcttGATTGTTCAATCAAAAAACCTACCACAGGCGACACAGTTAAGTAAATTTCAATCCAAAGTTTATGAGTAATCCCAATCTCTCATTCATATTCTTCTATACAAGATCACCAAGATAAACAACCATTTAAATTATCTCAATCAATAAAACCCAAAAGTCCAGCTGGTAAAATGAGATTGATCAGACATACGCCATTGAGAGGGTTGCAGATCCTTTTCCAGCCTTGGCTTCCACAACCTCTGTCCCTCCATCTTGTGTTCGTTTTGTTAGAGCCACAATATCTTCATCTGACAAATTGTTGGATTTCGGTGTGGCCTATGAAGATGATTcaccaaaataagaaaatagcaTTTAAAATTCTAACCTAGCAATGACATTTTCACAAAAGATGCCAATTTTTTCTCATCCAAATGAAAAAGggatattgaaaaataaaaagacaaaccATACTTGAGAAAAGAGTGGAAGGATCGTTATGCCTGCGTGACCACCAACAACTGGTACATTGGCCTCTGCAGTTACACAAGATAAGTAAAGACATGTTAAGAGAAAATCAATCTATTTACAAAATTGTTTGGTCGCCGAACACAGGTGACTGggggagaaaataaaaattttgaacctGATTTTGCATGATGTCTTAGCTATCAGAAAGTGAAGGACTAACTGTAACTAAGCCAAACAGTGcaattttgttcaaaataatattaacattcaaaattttatgtttctttcaTTTGATGGGAAGCTGAATCAGGAGAAGTGTGCTCAAAGCATTGGCTtgagtttcttttttctttttttttggataagtgGCATTGGCTAGAATTGTTTTACATAGGAAATTGCAGACCTAATAAGTATACTATGAAATAATTCACATAAATGAGATCAATAGGTCAGTATCCCTTACAAATTCCACTGAAAGTGGTAGGGCAGAGATTGAAAAAGAAATGGTCTTTCCCTGTTTCATAAACTATAGGGTTATCATCAAAAAGCCACCTACATAATTGTGATGTGAGCATCAAAgcaatattgatttttcaatgCCATTTCCAGAATCTAATTCTTCCCAATAATCAGTATTTACCTGTCATCTACATTCTTAGCAACCAATAACTCAAAGCAAGAAGAgctaaaataattcattaaggcaagaaaattaatataccAGCAACTGGGACCTTGGCCTTCCCAGCATAGAAGGTCTTAGCCCTAACCACATCTAGTGTAGTCACACCAAACAGCTTCTTCTCATCATAAGTTCCAGCCTTCTTGAAAACCTCAGCAGCAATTGGCACAGTCGAGTTCACAGGGTTGCTTATCATATTAACCAATGCCTGATCCAAtcaattaggaaaaaaatatttttaaatgcatGAAGAAGAAATCCTGGCAAAATGACTGTGAGGAAGAGACTCACATTGGGACAGTACTTGGCAATGGCAGTGCATAAGGACTTCACAATTCCGGCATTGATGTTGAACAGATCGTCACGAGTCATACCGGGCTTTCTTGGAACACCGGCTGGAATAATCACCAGATCTGCTCCCTCCAAGGCTTGCCCTAGCTGATCGTCGCCCATGTACCCCGCGAcctaaaggggaaaaaaaattaagaaagttgAATCGGGGTCAGTAATTCACAACACGATCActgagaaaatgaaattttgagtcTTATGATGTTCGTATATTCGGATCGTAAATGAAAACCATAAATCAACTCCACTAAGCGTAGTAGTTTTACTAACTCAGTTGAGTACATAGTTTTGTAACTTCTTTTAGATCCGAAAATGAAAGGTTCAAAATTGAAGATTCCctatcttaataattttctcaGCAGCTTTACGGAGCCCGAGCTTAAGTCTCGGTTTGGTCACTGGAAAAACATGTCGCCCAAAAAGAGTAAAGTAAGAGTATAAAGAACATCACTCAActaaaaatctaataaaaccATCTTTTTTTATGCCTCAGATCACCACAGCATAAAGGATCTAAGATTTCAATTCCATTTCCGTTCCTACGTTTTCTCAGAAAGCAAACAGACCTTAAAAAGAAACAAGGTCAATCAAAAAGGGCATAGGGAAAGAGAGATATACTTGGGAACGAGTGTTGATGTGGCTGACATCAGCGGCGACGCCAGGAGTACCAGCGATATCGTAGAGAGAGAGCGAGGAGACAAGAGGATTGAGCTTCATGAGGAGGGCAAGGGGCTGTCCAATGCCGCCGGCGGCTCCAAGAACGGCGACCTTGCGTTCTGGCTTGGATTCCACGCAGTAAGATCGGCGGAGTAGATGCGAAGATGCGGAGGGGGATGAGACCCTCCTTAGAGCTGCTTCTGCAGATCTGAACAACGAAGCCTTCATTTTCAGCTACAGAGAGAAGAAACAAACAGAAATTGAGAAGACTCCGAAATCGGCTCCCTCACTCCCTGAAAATATATAGACTTAGAGAGACAAGGGAAAGCAGGGCAAGTTGGGGGATCTTTAAAAGAGGGAGCGaataaaaggaaatagaaaaaggTGTGGTTTTCGAGAAGTCCGCTTAAATGCAGGCTTCACCCAAAACGACGACGTTTTTGGTGGGTAGTTCCCACGCGCCTGGctcttgaatttttgttttggaCCTTCGGTTGTTGCCCCTTTGTCAATAGGTGCACCTCACAAAATTCGTTACGAGTCTCACATTTGGACTACTCCCCATCAAACTCCAGTCAATTGCTATGTTGCTTACAGCAGTGCTAAGAAAATaatcctttttttaaaatattttatttattataaaaaaatataaaacattatttaaagtagttaaaatttgatataattacaaattatataatatttagataaaagagggaaaaaatatgaaataagccaaaaataaaataaaataaaataaattacaaggTAAGGATAACACAAGCACGGTAATTGTGCATATATGATAACAACATTGTTATCCATGCATTGTCATtcaaatttataatacttattttattcgatgacaagaaaaaaaatagtataatattcttttaataatattattggaAAAAAtctagacaaaagaaaaaataatagtgTAAATATCCTAATTATTgtgttttttcaataattatgcTTTCTTGAGTAGATCAAGGTTGAGATTTTTAAATCtacatattttcatattatacaTGAACTTCGTGAGTATTGTAGTTGGTAATGCTTTTATAAATAGATATGTTATATTGTCACCCCCatttgttaaatattaatttcattgtttttcCGAAACTTATGAGTATAAAAAAAGTTGGATATGGTATGCTTACTTCTATCAATCTTAATATATTAACCTCTAATATGTGTAATGTGTATAGTATTATCCTCATGTGAcattattatattatctttaataGAAAATAGCTCATGTGATTTTCAAATGTGTTAGGATTACATATATTAACTACACACTTTTAATTTATAGTATGAATtacaagtattttttaataatttatatatactcTATTTAAAATCGAGTCTTATAGAGATGTAAAAAATCACCAATTTCTGCACATGCAAGCAATTATACTTTTGGTCATCTTAAGTCAAATAAACTCATGTCATTATTTCATGAATAAACCACAATACATGTTTGATCTCACTTTAATGTCTTCAAATTAGTATGGAACCCCATGGTTTACCCCCACAACAATCCCATGACCATATGATCCCattaaaacccaaaacccaccCTATAAATGTTCAACCTTATCGTTGTCCCTATgcgaaaaaaatgaaattgagaagatAGTGAGAGAAATGTAGTTGGTTGGTACTATTCGATCAAATGTAATCCTTTTTCCATTCCCAGTACTGTTAGTCCCTAAAAAGAACAACACTTGACATATGTGTATCGATTATCAAGCCTTGAATAAGGAGACCATTAAGGATAAATTTCTTGTATTGGCGATTGATGAATTTCTCAACAAACTACACGGAGCACAAGTTTTTTCAAAGTTGGATTTGTGCATTGGCTATCACCAAATATGAGTTAATACATAAGACACTGCCAAGACAACCTTTCACACTCATGAGGGCTATTATAAATTCCTTATCACACCTTTTTGCTTAACAAATGGGTCAACTACCTTCCAAAGTCTGATGAACAAAGTATTTTGGTCTAATAtttgtcaatttatttatttatttatgacatCTTGATTTATAGCTGCACTTAGGAAGAGCATTTGGATCATTTGTCTACCACCTTAGAAGTATTACAACAACATAAGCTCTTTGTCAAGAAATCTAGGTGTAACTTTGGTCGATCACAAGTGGAATAGTTAGGGCACTTGGTTTCTAAAGATGGGCTTTCTacatattcaacaaaaaaaaattgttgtgcTTGCACGGCCCACTCCCACAACATTGAAGAGTTAGTAAGGCTTTCTTGAACTCACAAGTTACTATAGAAAATATGCTCGAGATTACAGAAAACTTAGTTAACCTCTTATTATGCTCTTAAGGAAGGATCAATTCCAATGGTCCACGGAAACTAAAGTTACATTTAATTCCTTGAAGCAAGCTATGGCATCCGCATCTGTTCTCACAATACCTAATTTTTCCAAAGAATTTATTGTTGAATATGATACATCAGGTGTGGGGTCTTGGGGTTGTCTTGATGCAAGAGAGGCATCCAATAGCAGTTTCTAGTCAAGCATTATTCCTTAAAAACTTTGGCATGTCCAAGTATGAGAAGGAATTGATGGCAGTGGTTTTTGTAGTTCGTAAGTGGCATTCCTACCTTGCTTAACATC is from Vitis riparia cultivar Riparia Gloire de Montpellier isolate 1030 chromosome 10, EGFV_Vit.rip_1.0, whole genome shotgun sequence and encodes:
- the LOC117923908 gene encoding malate dehydrogenase, mitochondrial, which produces MKASLFRSAEAALRRVSSPSASSHLLRRSYCVESKPERKVAVLGAAGGIGQPLALLMKLNPLVSSLSLYDIAGTPGVAADVSHINTRSQVAGYMGDDQLGQALEGADLVIIPAGVPRKPGMTRDDLFNINAGIVKSLCTAIAKYCPNALVNMISNPVNSTVPIAAEVFKKAGTYDEKKLFGVTTLDVVRAKTFYAGKAKVPVAEANVPVVGGHAGITILPLFSQATPKSNNLSDEDIVALTKRTQDGGTEVVEAKAGKGSATLSMAYAGAVFADACLKGLNGVPDVVECSFVQSTIVPDLPYFASKVKLGKNGVEEVLGLGPLSDYEKQGLESLKHELKASIEKGIKFATQS